CGCCGAACTGGCCGAGCGGGCCCGCAGGCGGGCCGCGGCCCAGCAGCGATCCGACCGATGACGCTGCCGGCGTTGATCGCCAGCGATGTGGACGGCACCCTGCTGGCCGACGACGAGACGATCAGTGCCCGCACCCGGGCGGCGATCCACGCCGCGGTGGCCGGCGGGACCCGCTTCATCCTGGCCACCGGGCGCCCGCCGCGCTGGGTGGCGCCGGTCGTCGACCAACTCGGCTTCGCCCCGACGTCGGTCTGCGCCAACGGGGCGGTGCTCTACGACCCGGCGACCGACCGGGTGCTGGCCGCCCACACCCTCTCCGTCGAGGTGCTCGCCGAGCTCGCCGCGCTGGCCACCCGGGTGATCCCGGGGGCCGGGCTGGCGGTGGAGCGCATCGGCGTGCGCGCCCACGACGCCGCCACCCCCAATTTCGTCAGCGCGCCCGGCTACGAGCACGCCTGGCTCAACCCCGACCACACCGAGGTCTCGCTGGCCGACCTGCTCAGCGCCCCGGCGATCAAGCTGCTGATCCGCAAGCCCGGGGCCCGCAGCGCGGAGATGGCGGCGGCGTTGGGCGCCTATCCCGAGTTCGCCGGCGACATCACCTATTCCACCGACAACGGGCTGATCGAGGTGGTGCCGCCGGGGATCAGCAAGGCCACCGGGATCGCCGCGGTCATCCGGCCGCTGGGGCTGCTCGCCGAGGATGTGCTGGCGTTCGGCGACATGCCCAACGATGTCCCGATGCTGCGGCAGTCCGGCCACGGGGTGGCGATGGGCAACGCCCACGCGGAGGCCGTCGCCGCCGCCGACGAGGTGACCACCGCCAACAACGACGACGGGCTGGCCCGGGTGCTGGAACGCTGGTGGCTGTGAGCGGGCCCGCCCGGCGGGACGCTCCTATGGTTGTCAAGCAGTCTGAGGGTGCTCGAGTAGGCGATAGAAGTCGCGGGCGATGTAGCGCTTGAGGCAGCGTCTGATCTCGCGTGGGGTCTTTCCTTCGGCGGTGCGTCGGGCGGTGTAGGTCTTGGTCGGGTCGTCGTAGCGCTGCCGGGAGAGTACGACGGTGTGCAGGGCGCGGTTGAGCTGTCGATCGCCGTGCCGGTTGAGCCGATAGCGGGTGGTGACCTGCCCGCTGTTGGCAGGGATCGGCGCAACACCGGCGAGCATCGCGAACGCCGCCTCGGAGCGGACCCTGCCGGGGTGCGACCATGCGCACAGCATTGTCGCCGCGACGATCGGACCGACGCCGAGCTGGGCGAGCAGGTCCGGTCGCCAGGCCTTGACGATGTGCAGGATCTGCTTTTCGTGCTCGGCGGCTTCGAGTTGCAGGGCCTTCACGCGACGTGCGAGTGTCTTGAGCACGGTTGCGGTGGTGGCGGTTTCGGTGTTCCAACTGGCGCGGGTGCGGAGCTTCGCGGCGATGTTCACTACCTCCGGTAGGGGCCGTGCGCGTAGTACGTTGCGGAGCTGTTCAGGGGCAGCGATAACCAGGCTGAACAGTTGCCGCATCGCCACGGTGTAGCCGTCGACGGCGGAGCGGCGGGCTGCGAGCAGGACCGACAGTGCTTGCCGGTCTCCTGCCGCGCGGGGTGTTCCCAGTTCCTGGCGGGAGATCGCTTCGCGGGCGGCGCGAATCGCATCGAGTGGATCCGACTTTGCGCCGTATCTGCGCTGCGCTCGCTCGGGCCGGTCGAGTTCGATCACCACCTCCTCACGCACCGCGAGTGCTCGGGTCAGGCCAGCGCCGTGACCGCCGGTGCCTTCAATCGCCCAGGCCCGCAGCTGCGCGTGCTGATCAGCGAACTCCAGTAGCTGCTGGTAGCCGTCGACGGTGGTCTCGACGGTGATCTGATCGACTACTGCGCCGGTTCTCGCGTGCACTGCGGCGGCGGTGTGTGTTTCGACGTGCGTGTCGACTCCGATGACGACATCCACGATTTCCGTCAGACTGGTCATTGTGTTCCTCCATATCCGGTGGGACCAAACAGGTGGTTCCGGCCCGGGAGGAGTCACGGCGGGACTGTGATGGGACACGATCGCGGCGCTGCAACACCGCGGTCGGTCAAGCTCCTGATCAGGCCAGTCGCTCCGACCGGGCCGGTGCCGACGACCCCCGAATGGACAAGTCCGGCGGAAGGCACCACGGCCAGTCAGACGAAGGGTCACACCCGAGGATCGTCAGCTACAGCCCACCACTGAAGCGCCGGCTCTGCTGGCACTGCGGGTTTGGCTAGATCCATCCTCACAGTCAGTCGACGGGGCTGACCGGCGGGGAGAACCGCTCCAGCTGGACCGGCGGGCCGCTGTCGGCCGGCGGGGGCAGCGCCTGGGCGACGCCGTCGACCACCCGGGTGATCGT
This sequence is a window from Mycolicibacillus parakoreensis. Protein-coding genes within it:
- a CDS encoding HAD family hydrolase — protein: MTLPALIASDVDGTLLADDETISARTRAAIHAAVAGGTRFILATGRPPRWVAPVVDQLGFAPTSVCANGAVLYDPATDRVLAAHTLSVEVLAELAALATRVIPGAGLAVERIGVRAHDAATPNFVSAPGYEHAWLNPDHTEVSLADLLSAPAIKLLIRKPGARSAEMAAALGAYPEFAGDITYSTDNGLIEVVPPGISKATGIAAVIRPLGLLAEDVLAFGDMPNDVPMLRQSGHGVAMGNAHAEAVAAADEVTTANNDDGLARVLERWWL
- a CDS encoding IS110 family RNA-guided transposase, with translation MTSLTEIVDVVIGVDTHVETHTAAAVHARTGAVVDQITVETTVDGYQQLLEFADQHAQLRAWAIEGTGGHGAGLTRALAVREEVVIELDRPERAQRRYGAKSDPLDAIRAAREAISRQELGTPRAAGDRQALSVLLAARRSAVDGYTVAMRQLFSLVIAAPEQLRNVLRARPLPEVVNIAAKLRTRASWNTETATTATVLKTLARRVKALQLEAAEHEKQILHIVKAWRPDLLAQLGVGPIVAATMLCAWSHPGRVRSEAAFAMLAGVAPIPANSGQVTTRYRLNRHGDRQLNRALHTVVLSRQRYDDPTKTYTARRTAEGKTPREIRRCLKRYIARDFYRLLEHPQTA